Genomic segment of Thunnus thynnus chromosome 21, fThuThy2.1, whole genome shotgun sequence:
gttgctttgagACACATTCACAAAGTGTAcaattactgtatgtgtacaaaacacaacaataaacataTCGAATGCTtggaaaataaagcaaacaatgTCTTATATGCTGCAGAAGTGTTTGACTGTCCCATACCGGCTGAGTTGGTGGCTACAGTCAGCGTCTGGTTCCTGAGGACCAGTGAAGAGCTCGATGAGGACTCTGTAGGCTCACTGTTCAATAGATGGTGGCTTCGCAGAGCTCCTGTGATTAAAGACACATCAGTCTCGTCGCATTCCTCCAGCTGATCAGCCAAAGGCACATGACTCTTTCCACCTGGAGAAagtttgagataaaaaaaaaaaaattagatgcAGTAAAAAGACTTCAATAACCTTCATTAGGCTACTGAcgataaataaatgattaagaTACAAAACTGTGTTCATATtagggactgtatgaaaattattgAGGGGAAAACAGGGGTTGAACCTTacatttcactgtttaaaaaaagctaGGCCcttcctattattattattattagaactTGTCTTTGGACCCTCCTCTTGACCTAGAAAAAAGCAACACCTTTCCCCAAATATCTTAAATTATAGTAGTGAGTTGGTGCAACTCATTTCACCATTACTAATTAAAAGAGGAAAGGTGGTGTAATctaatttaaaacatataacatacatacataacacATATTAATGGAATAATATTCACATTGGCTACCAATGCACATATTAGAAGTGGAATTAGAAATTTACCAAATTATGACAAACATAACAGAATTATTGAATGGATAAAGACTACATAAAAAGTTAAAACTTGAATTTAAATATTGACCTTTATATGACATAACATTCAGGCTCTATATAAGATTTAAAGATCCatatgtatttttctaaaaactgacaaatttgTCTTTTAGCTAGTTGGCTGTGATGAGAAAAGTAAAGCCCTGAAACAGACAGACCGTTGTCCTTTGCATACAGCAAAGCACTTCTTTATGACTGACTGCGCACACTAAAACCATCatttacaatctttttttttttttttttttttaaatcctgcaaGGGACAGTTGAAATATAAATTTGACTTGAGAAAAATGACccaaaaatgttacatttcacCTCCTtcagaaaaagtaaaatttgtgacatccctctcttctctccctaaCAATTTACATACAATCccttaacataaaaaaaaaaaatcaagagttGATTCAGGGATTTCTTatgtaaataaaaccaaatcaaacCTGGCAGGAGATGTCGAAAGTCTGTGATGTATTCCTCTGACCACTCCCTGTTCTTGTTGCAGGCCACCTCCATCTCAAAAGGTGTCACTATAGGTCTGTAAAACTCACTTGAGTCCAACAGTGAGTTTTCAGGACATGCTAttaacacaaaaatgtcaatttcaagAAAGTTTGCAAGTTTGGCCACGTTGAGCTTCCCCATGGCAAACATATAGCTCTTCTTGCCAGCTCTGTGGATGGTCTCCTTCAACTGCTGGATTATGGAGAGGTAGTCCGCCACCCCCAGGGTGCCAACGAGGATGCCGACTACATTGGCATCTTTGGCTCTTTCTATAGCATAATATCGCTTCATCAGTGCACGGTTGACACTTGGTGACTCAGTCCTGCCGGTCATTGTTATGGGGTCAAAGGAACAAAATGAGCAGCGATTCCAAGTCATCATGAAGTTTCGCAAGGTTGCTCCTTCTTGGCCGACATAGAACATACTGTAATCCGTTATGCTCAAACCACTTTTCAGGAAAAACTGTCTTCCAAACAGACAAAGAACCTGGTTGTTGTCTTCCTCTGACAGACCGGCGTCCTTGTGTATTCTTTTAATCTGGTTGTGACTGAAACACTGCTCCCCCTCCACAACAAGTTCTGAAGAGACAAGGTTTGGATACTCTGGCGACAGGAGTGTCAGAAGAtcatctgagaaaaaaaaaatgtattcagttacTGACAGGAAGTCTTTATCAAGCCAAGATGTGAAGTAGTTGGATTTCAATACTTTCTGTCTTAACTGAGGATAAAGGACAAGTAATGATTTGAAAGTTGACTGGATAATAATACATGAACATCCATCTAATGTAACAACataattatatatttcatacattaGGTAAAAGAGGGAAGGGGGGATAGCTAACCGATAGCATGAGCATAGTTGACATCATAGAGGATGATGATGTGACTCTGTGTGTCAGGATAGAGTTCTTTGAAGGCGGAGGTGCACTTCTCCAGGTCCACTGGTCTTTTCTCAAAGACGTACATCAATGGCAACCTTTTAGACACGCTGAGGCAAGAAGTGCCATAGTGCACAATGCAGTCAGCTCCAACATGTTCTGCAGCTACTTCATCCACACAGCAACTGCCCAGGAGAAGAtgaatatacacaaatataacaCCTTCGTTAAACAAAGGAGCACCCAAACCACATAAAGCATTTAACTTACATTCTATTTTGTAATAGCCTTGAACTGGCCAATGCTTGTTCTACTACTATTAATACAGGTAAATCTTTTCTCAGATAACATTTTTTCTCAGGTGTGTTACCTGCCATAGGATGTATCTCCCAAAATGAACAGCTTGGCATTactgtttctctcaatttcggCTGCTATGGCAATTGAATCCACCAGCAGGTCATCAGGAAACTGCAGAGCAACCTGTGAACATGAACAAGCTCTGTTGAGACTTTCAAATCTAGGCTGGAAACACatattttcactgtaatttcatctgtatttttaaattccTAACCTCAACCATGTTGTTctaataacatttttaactgtgtatgtctctgtg
This window contains:
- the dph2 gene encoding 2-(3-amino-3-carboxypropyl)histidine synthase subunit 2, giving the protein MADAFSSNSENVIQRVVDVTVKTNAPLERLDELYHIKKTCDFISQHQFQKVALQFPDDLLVDSIAIAAEIERNSNAKLFILGDTSYGSCCVDEVAAEHVGADCIVHYGTSCLSVSKRLPLMYVFEKRPVDLEKCTSAFKELYPDTQSHIIILYDVNYAHAIDDLLTLLSPEYPNLVSSELVVEGEQCFSHNQIKRIHKDAGLSEEDNNQVLCLFGRQFFLKSGLSITDYSMFYVGQEGATLRNFMMTWNRCSFCSFDPITMTGRTESPSVNRALMKRYYAIERAKDANVVGILVGTLGVADYLSIIQQLKETIHRAGKKSYMFAMGKLNVAKLANFLEIDIFVLIACPENSLLDSSEFYRPIVTPFEMEVACNKNREWSEEYITDFRHLLPGGKSHVPLADQLEECDETDVSLITGALRSHHLLNSEPTESSSSSSLVLRNQTLTVATNSAASFLAGRSWQGLEQKLGETPVVKAVEGRRGIAIAYEEEGTSSR